One window of Halorubrum depositum genomic DNA carries:
- a CDS encoding cation diffusion facilitator family transporter has product MGVVALINLVGFVIELAGGLLFGSVALIGDAFHMLFDALAYVLAFGAAYVSRRTEPGEYWSYGLDRVEPFTAFLNGVLLVPMVGYLVWESYQRFLKPVEIDPLMTAGLATGGLVVNFASVYYLQGGEMNLNEKGAYYHLIGDTGASVAVIVSMLVVEFTGSTLADPITAVLIAVIIIWSAVKLLRESGKIFFQRSPVSVDEVETRLKQLEGVVAVDDVHVWQLSSTIRVASMHLKDDVQSLEEREKLKTQAVDVLHDEFDVDHATIDMASESNEYAQVPEHQ; this is encoded by the coding sequence TTGGGCGTGGTCGCCCTGATCAACCTCGTCGGCTTCGTGATCGAACTTGCTGGTGGTCTCCTCTTCGGTTCCGTAGCCCTGATCGGCGACGCCTTCCACATGCTGTTCGACGCGCTCGCGTACGTTCTCGCCTTCGGTGCCGCCTACGTCTCACGACGTACTGAACCAGGCGAGTACTGGTCATACGGACTGGACCGTGTCGAGCCGTTCACTGCGTTTCTGAACGGTGTCCTCCTCGTTCCGATGGTGGGATACCTCGTCTGGGAGTCCTATCAGCGATTCCTCAAACCCGTCGAGATCGATCCGTTGATGACAGCAGGACTCGCTACGGGCGGACTGGTCGTGAACTTCGCGTCCGTGTACTACTTACAGGGCGGCGAAATGAACCTCAACGAGAAGGGTGCGTACTACCATCTTATCGGGGATACCGGCGCGTCCGTCGCTGTCATCGTTTCGATGCTCGTTGTTGAGTTCACTGGATCGACACTCGCTGACCCAATCACGGCAGTGTTGATCGCGGTCATCATTATCTGGTCGGCTGTGAAACTACTCCGTGAGAGCGGCAAAATATTCTTCCAGCGGAGTCCGGTTTCCGTCGACGAAGTCGAAACCCGGTTAAAACAACTCGAGGGCGTCGTGGCAGTCGATGATGTACACGTTTGGCAGTTATCGAGTACGATCCGCGTCGCGTCGATGCATCTGAAAGACGATGTCCAGTCACTCGAGGAGCGGGAGAAACTCAAAACACAGGCTGTCGACGTTCTTCACGACGAATTCGACGTTGACCACGCGACTATCGACATGGCTAGTGAATCGAACGAATATGCACAGGTGCCAGAGCATCAGTAA
- a CDS encoding CPBP family intramembrane glutamic endopeptidase produces MPFSLLLVGPGEEFLFRGLIQGTLRQTFRPGSAVVIASAIFAVSHTTALSGDGQLTYMAVVFVLALVLGATYEYAENLVTPAVIHGVYNAVLLSALYLQVT; encoded by the coding sequence GTGCCATTCTCACTACTGCTCGTTGGTCCTGGCGAAGAATTCTTATTCCGAGGGCTTATCCAGGGAACACTACGACAAACCTTCCGGCCAGGGAGTGCAGTCGTTATTGCGAGTGCGATCTTCGCTGTGAGTCACACGACAGCTCTCAGTGGTGATGGCCAACTCACCTACATGGCCGTCGTGTTCGTTCTCGCACTCGTCCTCGGCGCCACCTACGAATATGCGGAGAACCTCGTAACCCCAGCTGTGATCCATGGTGTGTATAATGCCGTATTGCTCTCCGCCCTCTACTTGCAGGTAACGTGA
- a CDS encoding DUF7521 family protein, which yields MKEVVPAIAIVKFVILILGGGITYIAFKAYRRTGENSLRVLGIGFGVLTLGALLTGVANQFFSVSLAYVVLINSMFVAFALAIIMYSLYIQK from the coding sequence ATGAAGGAAGTTGTACCCGCAATTGCGATAGTTAAGTTTGTAATCCTGATTCTCGGGGGTGGAATTACTTATATCGCGTTCAAAGCTTATCGGCGAACTGGTGAGAATTCTCTCCGCGTTCTGGGTATCGGATTTGGTGTCCTCACGCTCGGAGCACTGTTGACAGGTGTAGCTAATCAGTTCTTCTCTGTCTCATTGGCATATGTTGTCCTCATAAATAGTATGTTCGTCGCTTTCGCACTCGCGATTATTATGTATTCTTTGTATATTCAGAAATAG
- a CDS encoding winged helix-turn-helix domain-containing protein, whose protein sequence is MRDNSASSEDTPALQDVLDALDDPECRSILRETIEPMTANELSDVCDIPKSTLYRKLELLSSAALVRKWDTINPGGGRVTHYERSFNDVMISLDDTGEFSVNIERLSQSTDERLADIWTMMGDEI, encoded by the coding sequence ATGCGAGACAATTCAGCGTCATCTGAGGACACACCGGCGTTACAAGATGTCCTCGATGCGTTGGACGATCCTGAGTGTCGATCCATTCTCCGCGAAACCATTGAACCTATGACTGCAAACGAATTGAGCGATGTCTGTGACATCCCCAAGTCGACGTTGTATCGCAAATTAGAACTTCTCAGCTCCGCTGCTCTCGTACGAAAGTGGGATACGATCAATCCCGGTGGCGGACGTGTCACTCACTACGAGCGGTCATTCAATGACGTAATGATTTCCCTGGATGACACGGGTGAGTTTTCGGTGAATATCGAGCGGCTATCACAGTCTACCGACGAGCGACTTGCTGACATCTGGACAATGATGGGGGACGAAATATGA
- a CDS encoding transcription initiation factor IIB → MCQKQSNEQSLDSRKRVSECIESNVCPECQGQIIQKGNGGESACEGCGLIFKESRVDHGPEWRAFTSEERDEKSRVGSPTTHLMHDKGLSTTIGWRDKDAYGQAVPDRKRAQLQRLRMWDERFRAKDSYERNLKQALGEINRMASALGLPKSVRETAGILYKRAVEKDLLPGRSIEGMSTASLYAAARQHGTPRPLTEFSDVSRVKKIRVQRAYRYLSRELGLEIEPQNPTQYLPQFASSLDVSDEAERRSRELLEVATDNGVHSGKNPAGLAAAALYAATHLTNEQLTQETVSEIAHVSQVTIQNRYQELLEVYEKHA, encoded by the coding sequence ATGTGTCAAAAACAAAGCAACGAACAGTCGTTAGATAGTCGCAAGCGGGTCTCGGAGTGTATCGAGAGCAATGTGTGTCCTGAGTGTCAAGGCCAAATCATTCAGAAGGGCAATGGAGGTGAATCGGCTTGTGAAGGTTGTGGGTTAATTTTCAAGGAAAGCCGAGTCGATCACGGCCCGGAATGGCGTGCGTTCACGTCGGAAGAACGTGATGAAAAGAGTCGTGTTGGTTCCCCGACGACGCATCTGATGCACGATAAGGGATTGAGTACTACCATTGGTTGGCGGGATAAGGATGCCTACGGACAAGCAGTTCCTGATCGCAAACGCGCTCAACTACAGCGCCTTCGGATGTGGGATGAGCGGTTTCGGGCGAAAGATTCCTATGAGCGAAATCTCAAACAAGCACTCGGTGAGATCAACCGCATGGCGTCTGCTCTCGGTCTTCCGAAATCAGTCCGAGAAACTGCCGGCATCCTGTATAAGCGTGCTGTAGAGAAGGACCTGCTACCTGGCCGATCGATTGAGGGGATGTCAACGGCTTCGTTGTATGCGGCTGCTCGACAGCATGGGACGCCACGTCCACTGACTGAATTCTCCGACGTAAGTCGTGTCAAAAAAATCAGAGTCCAGCGAGCATACCGATATCTCTCCCGTGAACTCGGGTTGGAGATCGAGCCGCAAAATCCGACTCAATATCTTCCACAATTCGCGTCATCGCTTGATGTGAGCGATGAAGCAGAACGACGTTCTAGAGAACTTCTTGAGGTGGCAACAGATAATGGTGTCCACAGTGGGAAAAACCCGGCAGGATTGGCGGCCGCCGCGCTGTATGCTGCGACCCATCTCACGAACGAACAGCTCACACAGGAGACTGTAAGTGAAATCGCCCACGTCAGCCAAGTAACGATCCAAAACCGATATCAGGAACTTCTCGAGGTGTATGAGAAGCATGCCTGA
- a CDS encoding COX15/CtaA family protein, which yields MAQNSANSNYLRKTISEGPVKFEHIAGLTLVLTYIVMLLGAYTSAIGAGLSCPDWPSCYGTWVPFFQPDIIANSPYSALQIFAEWAHRGLAMTAGLFIAGTAVGAWIFYPDDTLVKWSATTALILLPIQVVLGRLTVTENLEPIIVTTHLGVAILILLSLLMTVLTTYLRDTRVDKSKIWGEA from the coding sequence ATGGCCCAAAATTCAGCGAACTCAAACTACCTTCGAAAGACGATTTCAGAGGGTCCAGTTAAGTTCGAGCACATCGCCGGCCTGACGCTGGTTCTGACGTACATCGTGATGCTTCTCGGCGCCTATACGAGTGCAATCGGTGCTGGACTCTCTTGCCCCGACTGGCCGAGCTGCTACGGTACCTGGGTACCCTTCTTCCAACCCGATATCATCGCAAATTCACCGTACTCTGCCCTGCAGATATTCGCCGAATGGGCCCACCGGGGACTTGCGATGACTGCTGGCCTCTTCATCGCGGGGACAGCAGTTGGTGCGTGGATTTTCTACCCAGACGATACGTTAGTCAAGTGGTCCGCAACAACGGCACTCATCTTGCTTCCAATTCAGGTCGTACTCGGACGACTGACTGTCACAGAGAACCTCGAACCAATAATAGTCACGACGCACCTCGGAGTCGCTATTCTCATTCTCCTCAGCCTGCTCATGACCGTCCTTACGACCTATCTTCGTGACACACGAGTCGATAAATCCAAAATATGGGGAGAAGCATGA
- a CDS encoding DsbA family protein has translation MTDSERISTMLTSSGGGHRLLTRRQFLATSGVLALSGCLGGENNESTNAAVDDAVANAPDPDDPTSSTYARAGAADRPTVTYYGNWKCPYCADFSTDFLGNIVTDYVEPGDISLQFRALAYIDGEPFLASDAPRAAQGGLGVWNVAPETYWRYHEYVFANQPPEGEEWATTNKLVSFAEEAGVTETEQLRTKIQEQAYESPVRETSQAAADAGVSGTPALVIDGETVNPLSDEQRTRTLIEQLADGS, from the coding sequence ATGACCGATAGCGAACGCATCTCGACTATGCTCACATCATCTGGTGGAGGACATAGACTGTTAACGAGACGTCAGTTCCTCGCGACAAGTGGAGTATTGGCGCTCAGTGGATGTCTCGGTGGCGAAAATAATGAATCAACAAATGCTGCTGTTGATGATGCGGTAGCTAACGCGCCGGACCCAGACGACCCCACATCATCCACATACGCAAGAGCGGGAGCGGCCGACCGACCAACGGTGACCTACTATGGGAACTGGAAATGTCCGTACTGTGCAGACTTCAGCACAGATTTTCTCGGCAATATAGTCACAGACTACGTCGAGCCCGGAGACATCAGCCTACAATTCCGTGCGTTGGCCTACATCGACGGTGAGCCATTCCTCGCCTCTGATGCCCCTCGTGCCGCTCAAGGTGGTCTCGGTGTCTGGAATGTAGCTCCTGAAACCTACTGGCGATACCACGAATACGTCTTCGCCAATCAACCACCGGAGGGTGAGGAATGGGCAACCACTAACAAACTCGTGTCATTCGCTGAGGAGGCTGGAGTAACGGAGACGGAACAGCTCCGGACAAAAATTCAGGAACAAGCCTACGAATCACCGGTTCGAGAGACGAGTCAGGCAGCAGCCGACGCCGGCGTTTCGGGAACCCCCGCCCTTGTGATCGATGGTGAAACAGTCAACCCGCTGAGTGACGAACAACGAACTCGTACCCTTATCGAACAACTCGCAGATGGATCGTGA
- a CDS encoding disulfide bond formation protein B, producing the protein MDRDRIWLVLGSATLIAGIATAGSLWFSLGLVPCDLCWYQRILMYPLVMVMGVAAIEARPTVWRTSIPLSVLGGVIATYHTVLQARQPPAPSKDRVPLYNSSSCRKDDNSESLTSGIHAHYSRRSYLYNCICETNEDKTTQPMIKPNLQAQPSIRTRRIAFTDRSVTSIFK; encoded by the coding sequence ATGGATCGTGATCGGATCTGGCTCGTATTGGGTAGTGCAACCCTCATCGCCGGGATCGCAACAGCTGGGAGTCTCTGGTTTAGCCTCGGACTGGTACCGTGTGACCTCTGTTGGTACCAACGAATTCTGATGTACCCACTAGTAATGGTTATGGGTGTCGCAGCGATCGAAGCTCGCCCTACTGTTTGGCGGACTAGTATTCCCTTGTCAGTTCTGGGTGGAGTGATCGCAACGTATCACACAGTGTTGCAAGCGCGACAACCACCTGCTCCCTCAAAGGACCGTGTGCCGCTGTACAATAGCAGTTCCTGTAGAAAAGATGACAATTCTGAATCTCTCACTTCTGGCATTCACGCTCATTACAGCCGCAGGAGCTATCTGTATAATTGTATCTGTGAGACAAACGAAGACAAAACCACGCAACCAATGATCAAACCCAATTTACAAGCACAACCCAGTATCAGAACTCGACGTATCGCTTTCACAGATCGATCAGTGACCAGTATTTTCAAATGA
- a CDS encoding CPBP family intramembrane glutamic endopeptidase: MSTILLQGVTFGGLSILYLRFRDLDFEFVSLSIPDRRDIAVIIGGIGTLLGLLIVASRVISSLGLESAENQVVTVGQQNPTAFLILIPLSFLLVGPGEELLYRGLVQGTLRETLHPTRAIVLASALFASIHLFSLSGEGKLVYVGIAFVLALVLGATYEYTDNLVVPALIHGAYNAIQFTSAYLTATGGM, from the coding sequence ATGAGCACGATCCTATTACAGGGGGTAACATTCGGAGGGCTCTCAATCCTCTATCTCAGATTTCGCGATCTCGACTTCGAATTCGTTTCGCTTTCGATTCCGGACAGGCGGGATATTGCTGTAATCATCGGGGGAATAGGTACACTTCTCGGATTGCTCATTGTCGCATCACGCGTTATCTCCTCACTCGGACTGGAATCGGCGGAAAACCAGGTAGTAACAGTTGGCCAGCAGAATCCGACAGCGTTTCTGATTCTCATCCCTCTATCGTTTCTGCTAGTCGGTCCGGGCGAAGAGCTGTTATACCGAGGACTGGTTCAGGGAACACTTCGAGAAACGCTACATCCAACCCGTGCAATCGTTCTTGCGAGTGCCCTCTTCGCGTCGATCCATCTCTTCTCGTTGAGTGGAGAAGGAAAGCTTGTGTACGTCGGTATCGCATTCGTGCTAGCTCTAGTACTCGGTGCGACCTACGAGTACACCGATAACCTCGTTGTTCCGGCTCTGATTCACGGTGCGTATAATGCGATACAGTTTACGAGCGCATATTTGACGGCCACAGGTGGAATGTAA
- a CDS encoding multicopper oxidase domain-containing protein — translation MTRSFGAPGTGLSRREFLAATGVTGVSALAGCSSKTINAPTAAANAPNEGQTSSDLPYTSPPTVVNVDEQGGSVTMGTQPARHAVHPLDSMGGPVEFPRVWAWQADDNDPSVPGPILRTTEGNDMEVTLDNTNGRRPHTIHFHGVTKTWKNDGVPTSTGIQVPAGEKHTYEIPANVPGTHLYHCHLQTHRHIDMGMYGIFRVDPEGYEPADREYFMTIKDWDSRVPKKWAGEADFTYDTASRNPDVFTVNGKSAPRTLHPEQGSPIIVDKGDLVRIHLVNGGYMSHPMHIHNHRFQRVEKDGGVVPEAARHDIDVTNIAPAERHTIEFTADADPGIYLMHCHKVNHVMNGTFYPGGMLTGVVYRSVMDSDIFSQLMEYAGYEPN, via the coding sequence ATGACCCGATCTTTCGGTGCCCCTGGAACTGGACTGTCCCGGCGGGAATTTCTCGCTGCAACCGGCGTGACGGGTGTATCGGCGTTGGCAGGCTGTTCATCAAAAACAATTAACGCGCCGACGGCGGCCGCGAACGCCCCGAACGAAGGACAGACGTCGTCTGACCTTCCCTACACCAGTCCTCCAACGGTGGTCAACGTCGACGAGCAGGGAGGTTCCGTAACGATGGGGACGCAGCCGGCGCGACACGCCGTCCACCCGCTCGATTCAATGGGTGGCCCGGTCGAGTTCCCGCGCGTCTGGGCGTGGCAGGCCGACGACAACGACCCGAGCGTTCCGGGCCCGATCCTCCGAACGACCGAAGGTAACGACATGGAAGTGACGCTCGACAACACGAACGGACGCCGGCCGCACACGATCCACTTCCACGGCGTCACGAAGACGTGGAAGAATGACGGCGTTCCGACGTCGACCGGCATCCAAGTCCCGGCAGGCGAGAAACACACGTACGAGATCCCGGCGAACGTTCCGGGGACGCACTTGTACCACTGTCACCTCCAGACCCACCGCCACATCGATATGGGGATGTACGGGATCTTCCGGGTCGACCCCGAAGGCTACGAACCGGCGGACCGGGAATACTTCATGACGATCAAAGACTGGGACTCGCGGGTCCCGAAGAAGTGGGCCGGTGAAGCGGACTTCACGTACGACACGGCCTCGCGCAATCCGGACGTCTTCACCGTCAACGGGAAGAGCGCACCCCGAACCCTCCATCCCGAACAGGGCTCTCCGATCATCGTCGATAAGGGAGATTTAGTCAGAATTCACCTCGTCAACGGCGGGTACATGTCCCACCCGATGCACATCCACAACCACCGCTTCCAGCGCGTCGAAAAGGACGGTGGAGTCGTCCCGGAAGCAGCCCGACACGACATCGACGTCACGAACATTGCCCCCGCCGAGCGGCACACGATCGAGTTCACGGCCGACGCGGACCCCGGCATCTACCTCATGCACTGCCACAAGGTCAACCACGTCATGAATGGGACGTTCTATCCCGGCGGGATGCTTACCGGAGTCGTGTATCGCTCCGTCATGGATTCGGACATCTTCAGCCAGCTCATGGAGTACGCCGGATACGAACCGAACTGA
- a CDS encoding DUF7333 family protein produces the protein MEFDFTRSVIPLAVIVAVATVALTVMMTPSTVFMMVLPSMIVFSVIAFFFGMKHGEFRASP, from the coding sequence ATGGAATTCGACTTCACGCGCTCGGTGATTCCACTTGCTGTGATCGTCGCCGTCGCAACAGTCGCGCTAACGGTTATGATGACCCCCTCGACGGTCTTCATGATGGTCCTCCCCTCAATGATCGTCTTCTCGGTCATCGCGTTCTTCTTCGGGATGAAGCACGGTGAGTTCCGCGCTAGTCCGTAG